The sequence below is a genomic window from Paucidesulfovibrio longus DSM 6739.
GTGGCGGGAGGCCGCCCGGACGGAAAGGCCGAACGGCGCCGCAGCTATCGCGTCAGCTACGAAGGGCTTGTCTGCCGCGTCAAGGAGCTGAACAAGGTTGTCCGCGTGCGGGACATCAGCGCCACGGGAATCGCCCTGTTCTTCAAGGGGCCGCGCATCAAGGCCGGAACCCGGCTGCACCTTGTGCTCGGCGCGGACGGAAAAGCCCTCGCCAAGGGGCTGGTCATGCGCGTGGTGCGCCACGACGAGGGCGTAGTCGGAGGAGAATTCGAGGAACTGGACCGTCCCCACGAGGACCAAATCAACATGCTTGTTCTGCAAGCGCAGAAGCAGCGGGCCGAACGAAAGCACAAGCCCGCCACCTGAGGCCGCTCCGCACCCCGCCCGGACGGAGATAAAAAAACGCCCGCCGATTCGTCGACGGGCGTTTTCGCGTCCATATGTTCAAGAGCATCAGGCGCTGACCACGGACTGGATGGCCTCCAGAAGCCTTGCCTTGGGCACGGGCTTGGTGATGTAGGCATCTCCGCCGCAATCCAGAACCCGTCGGCGGATTTCCTCGGAGGCATGCGCGGTCACGGCGATGATGGGCGTGCGGCCCAGTCCGCGCTCCGCTTCCATGGCCCGGATGCGCTCCGTGGCCTCATACCCGTCCATGCCCGGCATCTGGATGTCCATGAGCACCAGATCGTACTCGTTTTCACCGAAGAAGCGCACGGCCTCCTCGCCGTTCTCCGCCACATCGATGACATAGGGATAATTCTTCAGGTACAGCCGGATGATGAGCACGTTGTCGCCGCTGTCCTCGGCGAGCAAAATCCGAAGCTGTCTTCCGTCGTTCATGGTTTTCTGCAAAGCTCGGCTCCTTGTTCGAGAAAACGTTCCGGAACCGCGCTATTCGCCGGCCGAGGCGACGCGCACCGAAAGAATGAAATTTTCCAGATCGTTGTTGTCCCCTGCCACGTAATCTTCCGGATACAGCAGGGCGGACATGAAGAAAACGCTGCCCACATCAAGAGCCATGGCCGCGCTGGAGGAAAAACGCTCCAGCCGCGCCAGGACGCGCTCGACCTCGGCGCCGCCTGCGCCTTCCAGGCGCTCGGCCGCTTCCTCGCCCAGCCCGGCCAGCAGGAGGGCCTTTTCCCGCATGAGGGCCTCGTAGCCCTTTTGGTCGCCCTGTTCCTCGATGACGATGCGGGCCTGCGATTCCAGCTCGCGAATCTTCGCTGCGACCTCTTCCAACCAGCGGGCAAGCAGCCCCAAACGCTCAGCGGCCATCTTCACTCCTTCATCTTATGCAAAAAGTCAAATTATGCGCTTTCCCCCGAAATTCGGACCACCGGTTAAGGTGGAATCAGCGTCCTTAAACCGATAAGGAAGGGCGTATGACAAAGAGCAACAAAAGACGGAAGCATTCGGACAAGTTCAAGGCCAAGGTCGCGCTTGAGGCGATACGTGGCGTGAAGACGCTGGCGCAATTGGCTGCTGAGTACAAAGTGCACCCAAACCAGATTTCTACGTGGAAAAGACAGCTCCTTGAAAATGCCGAAGGCATTTTCTCCGGCGACAAGAAAGCCAAGAGCCAGGAAGAGGTCACCGCTCCGCTGTTTGAAGAGATCGGGCGGCTCAAGATGGATATCAA
It includes:
- a CDS encoding response regulator; amino-acid sequence: MNDGRQLRILLAEDSGDNVLIIRLYLKNYPYVIDVAENGEEAVRFFGENEYDLVLMDIQMPGMDGYEATERIRAMEAERGLGRTPIIAVTAHASEEIRRRVLDCGGDAYITKPVPKARLLEAIQSVVSA
- a CDS encoding PilZ domain-containing protein, giving the protein MGILKFLSSLFRGKPKPGKASRNGTDASVPPQLDIKIKPGSKTPSKPPRPKPAIPKEEALGFKVAGGRPDGKAERRRSYRVSYEGLVCRVKELNKVVRVRDISATGIALFFKGPRIKAGTRLHLVLGADGKALAKGLVMRVVRHDEGVVGGEFEELDRPHEDQINMLVLQAQKQRAERKHKPAT
- a CDS encoding transposase, with product MTKSNKRRKHSDKFKAKVALEAIRGVKTLAQLAAEYKVHPNQISTWKRQLLENAEGIFSGDKKAKSQEEVTAPLFEEIGRLKMDI